The window GTAGCGCCGACAATAGAATAGATTGATTCTTTAATGCCATTGCTTATTTGAATCTTAGAACCAATGCCCACGATAGACTCATTGCTTTTGGTGACAATTGTCGCTTCTTTTTTTAACAGTTCAATTTCCAAAATCCGACCCTCATTATAAGCCTGCTCTTCACGAGCTTGATGATACTCGGCGTTTTCCGATAAATCACCAAGGTCTCTGGCTTGCGAGATTTTATCTGACAAAAAAGGACGCTTTTTTTTGCGTTCGTCCAATTCGCTATTTAATTTCCTTAAGCCCTCGGGAGTTAATATTTTATCGGTGGTCATAATTTTAGTGATAATATATTGATATTACTATGACAAAAGTACTATGTCAATGATTACTTATCTGCTAATTGAGAAAAATAGTACTCTAATATCCTTTTCATAATTGGTACTGCTAAATCTGTACTTTCACCACCATTTTCCACTAAAACTGTCCAGGCAATCTCGGGATTTTCATAAGGTGCAAAACCAACGAACCAAGAGTGTGTTGGTTTATCAGTTTGTGCTTGCGCGGTCCCTGTTTTGCCGGCAGCTGTGTAATTTGGACTTTTGATTTGTTGAGCACTTCCGGCAAGCACTGCTTCGCGCATACCACGACGCACGATATCAATATTACTAGCACTGAATAAACCAGTTTGATATACTTCCGGATCTAACAAGATGAGTTGTCCATTTTCTTTTATTGCCTTTACTACTTTCGGTTTAAGATAGGTGCCTTGATTGGCCAAAGCAGAA of the Candidatus Komeilibacteria bacterium CG_4_10_14_0_2_um_filter_37_10 genome contains:
- a CDS encoding transcription elongation factor GreA, with translation MTTDKILTPEGLRKLNSELDERKKKRPFLSDKISQARDLGDLSENAEYHQAREEQAYNEGRILEIELLKKEATIVTKSNESIVGIGSKIQISNGIKESIYSIVGAT